Part of the Maridesulfovibrio sp. genome, GGCCGAAGAACTGACCACCCTGATTTCAGGACTTGAACGGGCAGTAGGCAATGCCACCAGTGAACTGCAAGACACCCTGACCTATATGGAAGTCATTATGGACAACCTTGCGGACGGGCTGCTGGTTGTGGACATTAACGGCAGGATATCAGTGACCAACCCTGCTCTTGGGGAACTATTCGGAGTAACGGAAAATGAACTCCGGGGTAAAGACATCAAGACCTATTTCCCTGAAGAGATGACCGCTCTTTTCGAACTAGTAAAAGGCTGCGAACATGAAGTCTATTCCTCGGAAATAGAACTTTCAGGACGAAAAACAGCTAAAGCGGTGGCTACCCCGATTCATAAGATGGATGAAGGTGACACCCCCAATATCTGCCTTGGTGCGGTAATACTTGTCCGGGACATCACCTATGAAAAAGAAGTCGACAATTTGAAGACAGACTTCATTTCCACAGTCTCCCATGAGCTGCGCACCCCCATGACGTCCATTCTGGGATTTGCAAAGATCATCAAGAAAAAGCTGGAAAAATCCGTTTTTCCGGTCTGTAATGCCCCGGACAAAAAAACAGAAAGGGCTATCACTCAGGTACAGGATAATATCGGGATTATTATTTCAGAAGGCCAACGGCTTACCGATTTGATCAATGATGTTCTGGACATCGCTAAAATGGAATCCGGCAAAATCGATTGGAAAAATGTTCCCATCGAAATTGCTGAAGTTATTGAAACATCTGTGCAGACAACCACTCCTTTATGGAAGCCGCAAAACCTTGAAATGGTCGTTGATGTGGAAGAAAACACCCCGACCATGTATGGGGACCGTGACAGGGTCATGCAGGTCCTAGTCAACCTCATATCAAACGCCGTTAAATTCACTGCCTCCGGTTCCATCACCTGTACAGCAAGATCACATGATGATGAAATAATGGTCAGCGTAAGTGATACAGGAAGCGGTATTTCGCCTGAGGACCAGAAAAAAATATTTGAACGCTTCAAGCAGGCCGGAGACACCCTGACCGGTAAACCCAAAGGAACCGGACTGGGACTACCCATCTGCAAACAGATTGTTGACCACCACAAAGGGCGCATCTGGGTGGACAGTAAACTCGGCGAAGGAAGCTCGTTCCATTTTACTCTGGCCATTGGTGCACCTGATGAAGAACCACTGATTCCGGCCCACATCACAAAAACACCCCTCAGGGAGGGGCATCTCGGAAGCGTGGACAGTCCGCTGATCATGGTTGCCGACGACGATCCGGCACTGAATGAATTCCTCTCACAGGTTCTGGAAGAGGAAGGATACAGGATCATAACGGTTTCAAACGGGCAGGAGGCTGTAGAAACAGCCAAAAAACGTATGCCCCAGTTGATTACCATGGACCTTAAAATGCCGGTAATGGACGGGGCTCAGGCTATCGCTGCCCTGCGTCAGGATCCGTCTACACGGCATATTCCTGTCATCGTCATCAGCGCATTGGCGGAAGGGCAACAAGCCGGAGGAGATGCAGCACTCATCAAACCCATTGATGAAAAAAGACTGGTCGAAACCATTCACGGATTACTGCAGGAAGACCTGATCATGTCTGACCCTTGTATGGTGCTGGGCAAAGAAAATGAAACGCCCACGGAGAACCTGCTGGTGATATGTCCGGGCAAAATCAATTACTGCCCCCCTGCAGACCTGTGGACACGCGTTTCATCAGGATTTAAAGGAACCATCTTTATCACTGCTGAACTTAGTACCAGCCTTGATCTGGATCGCCTCTCACAAACCCCTGACGTACAGATTGTTATTTTACCTGATAGCTGATATTTCTCATTCTATGGAAATACCAACTGAATACGGAACCAAAAAATACGCCAATTGCTCAAAATGCTCATATACAGGTCCGCTTGCCACATTCAACAGGCAAGCGGGCCTATTTCCTGACAATGCAATAATCTTCTGCCCCATATGCGGATCAGCATCCGATGCTGCAAGTTCCTCATTTTCCGAAAACACGGACCTGCTGCACGAAGGACTGACTATTATTTCCGGCGGTCAGACCGGTGTTGACCGCGGGGCTCTGGACGCGGCTATTGCGCTGGGTATCCCCCACCGGGGCTGGTGCCCGAAAGGACGCAAAGCCGAAGACGGACTTATCCCCTTGTACTACAACATGCAGGAGACATCAGGCTGGCAATATTGGATAAGAACGGAAAAAAATGTGCTTGATTCAAACGGGACCCTCGTCTTTCCCGGGAACCACGAATCCAAAGGAACCGCACTGACCATCAGGCTGGCCCGAAAACACGGCAAACCGGTTGCTGTTGTCCATTTAGACTGCCCTGAAGCTGCGGACACTGTACGCGCGTGGATATCTGCAAACAAAATAAAAACAATGAATGTTGCCGGACCGCGCGAAAGTGGTTCTCCGGATATTAGCCGGAAAACACAGCAATTACTAATCGAGGTGCTGACTACACGGCGGGAACGAAAACAGCTGTTTCAAGAAAAGCCTTCAGCCTATCAATGCTTTGCCGTATACGGTCATTGTCCTGAGCAATCACAAACTGTCTGAGCCTATCAAGCTCATCGGCATAAATTCCAAAACCAAATGTCAGGGCAGCCCCTTTTGATGAATGGACTTTCTCACGAACAAAGGAATAGTCTTTTTCATCCGACCCTGTTTCAATCTCTCTAAGCTCAGCAGAGAGAGACTCTATCAGCACAGGAACCAGATCAAATAAATCGGAATCAACAAAAACTCTGCTGGATGATGAATCTTCCAAGCCCGCTCCTAAAAATATTTTATTTATTTTCGCCGTTTATTTTCTATTCTCAGATTTACATATTAATCCAACCATTCCCAAAATTAAATTATATATTCCATTTAAGGTATAAATTTACTCCTATACCAAATAAATAGGAATCAATTTCCTTGACTTTGTACTTCAGGCTCTTAATATATGAACAGTTGTTCATATATAAACATATAGGAAAGACTCATGACCAACAATTCAGACTGCTGCAACTCTCACAATCCCACACCGGGAGCGATTGAGCTGGTTAACAGCCGCAGCTGCCCAAATGAAACTTTGAATGATTTGGCTGCTACTTTCAAAATTCTAGGTGAACCTGTCAGGATTAAAATCCTGCACGCCCTGTCCATAAGCGACCTTTGTGTCTGCGATCTCTCCGAAATTCTGGATATGTCGCACTCTGCTGTTTCACATCAGCTCAGAATTCTGAGAACAGCGCGTATGGTCCGTTTTGAAAAACACGGACGCAGGGCAGTATACAGCCTTAACGATAAACATGTGGAAATAATAATGCAGACCGCTTTGGCACATATGCAAGGTCACGGCTGCGGTGTTCCGCTGGGAGACAAATAAATGCTCGATATATTATTATCAATTGCACAAGAATCATGGGAGGTATTGCTGGAATCGGCACCTTTCATGCTTTTCGGATTCTTTATTGCCGGACTTCTCAAAGCCTTTGTAGGACCGAAATTTATTTCCAAAAACTTAGGTTCCGGCAAAACTTCCGATGTGCTGAAGGCATCCATTCTCGGAGTCCCTATCCCATTATGCAGTTGCGGGGTCATACCTGCCGCCGCCCAGCTCCGACAGCAGGGAGCCAGCAAGGGTGCCACAACCTCATTCCTGATATCTACTCCTGAAACCGGGGTTGACTCTATTGCTGTCACCTATGCCCTACTCGATCCTATAATGGCCATTTTCAGACCCTTTGCAGCATTCTTCACAGCTGTGGGCGCAGGCATCATGGTAGACAGAAATGAGAAGAAAAACGGAAATCCTAAGGAAGCACCGAAGCTGATCCCGGATGCAATCCTCCTTCCCAAAATGGATGAAGCGAAAGAAACATCCGGCTGCGGTTGCGGTTCCCACGAACCACACAATCAAACGCATAACAGCTGCTCTGACTCCGGTTGCGGTTGTGGTCACTCCCATGACGACGAGCGCCCTGAATCTTTCACAGGCAAAATGGCTTACGGTATGAAATACTCATTCGGAAACCTGCTGCAGGACATCGGCCTCTGGTTCCTCGGCGGAGTGCTTTTAGCTGGTATATTCGGCGCTCTCATCCCCGACGGTTTCATTGAGCGCAATCTTGGCGACGGTTTCTTTCCCCTGCTCATAATGCTTGCCGCAGCCATACCGCTCTATGTATGCGCTACCGCATCAACACCCATTGCCGCTGCGTTAGCCCTCAAAGGACTCTCCCCCGGTGCGGCACTGGTCTTTCTTTTAGCAGGACCGGCAACCAACGCAGCTTCATTTACTGTAGTCGCAAAACTTCTCGGTAAGCGGTCCGCATTCATCTACCTCGGATCTATAATCGTCTGCTCCCTTGCACTGGGTATGCTTGCCAACTGGCTCTATTACTCAATGGGACTAAGCATTACCGACTGGGTACAATCCGGCGAGGAACACAGGCACAACCTTCTTTACACCATCAGCGCATTCATTCTACTTGCCTTAATCACCGTTCCCAAGGTAACAGCTTTTGTGAAAGGTGAATCATTGCACGGACATTCACACTAACTGACCCCATCACTGGGAACAGGAGTATACTATGACAGGTGAAGGCGTAGAAGCAATAATTGTCATGCTGGTCATCGTTCTTGCCATATTTAAAATGGTTAAAAGAACCGGAAGCGGACTGGGCCAGCCCCATCTCCGTGAAGAAAAAGACAAAAAAGAGATGGACAGCAATGAATAAAAGTACTGCCGGAATTGAAGCTCAGCTTGAAGAGCTGCGCGGCGCGGAAAACTTTATCGGATTTTGCGCCTTTGACCTTTTCCTTGATGATGACGAATCCAAACGCAAGGACGGGGTGCTCAAAATATCGCGCCACAACCTGACTCCGGAGGCAGGATTCCTTAAATTTACCTTCATCGTTGATGTTTACGGAGATAAACTTATCCGTAAACAAGTACTAGACCTGTTCTCCCGTTTCCACGACAGCGAGCTTAAATCCGAAACAGACCCGGATTTCATGTATATCAAGCCCCCGGAGCCAGCTTCACAGAAAGACCGGGCGTGGTTCATCGGTGAAGTCTTTTTTCACTTCGACTCCGTAAAGGGATCATCCAAGGAAAATGTAGTTCGCTTCTTCCTGCCTTTTCTCACTTTGAGACTGCCGTTGGAATTCAGCGACCTGCAATGGTGGGAAACTGAAGAAGAAGTCAGCGAACACAAAAAGTCAGCCATTCAGGCAATCACTGAATTTATAAAGAGTAAGTTCTAGACAGGACAGTTAATGCCTAAACTTATTTGCCACTGCTTTGGCTACACCTCAGATGATATCAAAAAGGATGTACTGATAAATGGAAGATCAACCATTTTTGAACGCATTCTGAATGAAAAGAAAAACGGGGAATGCCTGTGTGCGGAGAAAAATCCTAACGGACGCTGATGCCTACCGGAGGTCCGCCAGGTGGTGGATAAAACAACCGGAGCCCCCGAACCGCCTTTCCTAGAAACAATAAAAGCTAAACCTTAGACATAAAGAAGTCCCCTGTTGCATATGCAGCAGGGGACTTTTTAACGTCTTTTAATGTCTTTGTAAAAACAACTTCTAGTACTTGAAACCGATCAGCTCACGGATCTCATCCATATTTTCTTTTGCCTTGGCCTGAGCCTTGGCTGTGCCTTCGTGAAGAATATCCCAGACGAGCTGCGGATTTTCATCCAGATGGCGGCGACGTTCCTGCATGGGTTCAAGGAACTTGGCCATATTTTCGGCCAGAAGTTTCTTACATTCCACACACCCACGACTAGCGTTACGGCAGCCTTCCTCAATCTCAGCACAGGTTTCTGCATCGGTGAGCAGCTTGTGATAAGGATAGAGGTTACAGACTTCAGGATCGCCCGGATCGGCCTTACGCAGCCTGTTTTTGTCAGTCAGCATGGACATGACTTTGGGCTTCACTTCATCCATGGATTCGCCGAGATAAATACCGTTGTTGTAGCTCTTTGACATCTTACGACCATCCAGACCGGGAAGCTTAGCATCTTCGGTGAGCAGGGCTTTCGGCTCAGGAAAATATTCGCCGTTAAGATGGTTGAAGCGACGGGCAATCTCACGAGCCAACTCCAGATGAGGAAGCTGATCCTGACCTACAGGAACTTGCGAAGGCTTATACATGAGAATATCGGAAGCCATCAATACAGGATAGCCAAGGAAGCCGTAGGTATTCAGTTCCTTCTGGACCAGTTCCTGCTTGAGTTCCTTGTAAGTGGGGTTCCTTTCCAGCCAGCCCAGCGGGGTCAGCATGGACAGAATCAGATGCAGCTCAATGTGCTCCTTAACCTGAGACTGATGGAAAATCACACATTTTTCAGGATCAAGACCTGCGGCGATCCAGTCTTTAACCAGTTCAGGGACAAAGCCCTGAATCTTGCGGGGATCGGAATATTCACTGGTCATTGCGTGCCAGTCGGCAACAAAGAAATAACATTCGTGATCTTCCTGAATCCTGACCCAGTTGACCAGAACACCGAAGTAGTGTCCTAGGTGCAAACGTCCGGTGGGCCTCATGCCTGAAACTATGCGATTGTTTGTCTTAGTCATTTTAAAAATCTTGTATGCTTGGCGGTCCTAATGAACCAGAAAATTATAGAAAAAACCCATAGCCGGACTGATAAGCTTTCCGAGCAGTCCGAGCATTGCCAGCACGATCACGATAACGAATCCGTACCGGAACGACATAAATTTGAATGCAGCCTCACGGGGCAGAAATCCGGCGAGAATCTTACTCCCATCCAACGGAGGAATGGGCAGCAGATTGAAAAAACACAGAGCCAGATTGATTATGACACCCGCATTGGCTATCATCACCGAAGGCTCAAGAATCCTGAGCATCAGCGGCGACATGGAATTCACATCAAGTGAAAGAATCACCTTTACGACAATTGAGAA contains:
- the trpS gene encoding tryptophan--tRNA ligase; the protein is MTKTNNRIVSGMRPTGRLHLGHYFGVLVNWVRIQEDHECYFFVADWHAMTSEYSDPRKIQGFVPELVKDWIAAGLDPEKCVIFHQSQVKEHIELHLILSMLTPLGWLERNPTYKELKQELVQKELNTYGFLGYPVLMASDILMYKPSQVPVGQDQLPHLELAREIARRFNHLNGEYFPEPKALLTEDAKLPGLDGRKMSKSYNNGIYLGESMDEVKPKVMSMLTDKNRLRKADPGDPEVCNLYPYHKLLTDAETCAEIEEGCRNASRGCVECKKLLAENMAKFLEPMQERRRHLDENPQLVWDILHEGTAKAQAKAKENMDEIRELIGFKY
- a CDS encoding metalloregulator ArsR/SmtB family transcription factor: MTNNSDCCNSHNPTPGAIELVNSRSCPNETLNDLAATFKILGEPVRIKILHALSISDLCVCDLSEILDMSHSAVSHQLRILRTARMVRFEKHGRRAVYSLNDKHVEIIMQTALAHMQGHGCGVPLGDK
- a CDS encoding Hpt domain-containing protein is translated as MLIESLSAELREIETGSDEKDYSFVREKVHSSKGAALTFGFGIYADELDRLRQFVIAQDNDRIRQSIDRLKAFLETAVFVPAV
- a CDS encoding SO_0444 family Cu/Zn efflux transporter, whose amino-acid sequence is MLDILLSIAQESWEVLLESAPFMLFGFFIAGLLKAFVGPKFISKNLGSGKTSDVLKASILGVPIPLCSCGVIPAAAQLRQQGASKGATTSFLISTPETGVDSIAVTYALLDPIMAIFRPFAAFFTAVGAGIMVDRNEKKNGNPKEAPKLIPDAILLPKMDEAKETSGCGCGSHEPHNQTHNSCSDSGCGCGHSHDDERPESFTGKMAYGMKYSFGNLLQDIGLWFLGGVLLAGIFGALIPDGFIERNLGDGFFPLLIMLAAAIPLYVCATASTPIAAALALKGLSPGAALVFLLAGPATNAASFTVVAKLLGKRSAFIYLGSIIVCSLALGMLANWLYYSMGLSITDWVQSGEEHRHNLLYTISAFILLALITVPKVTAFVKGESLHGHSH
- a CDS encoding ATP-binding protein translates to MRMSKIFQKTLLLNFILFGVISTSMSFVSALTLHNHMVDEYVSKGKAIASSIASSSVEILLNRDASTIQSMIDQFKDSDGAAYVYVQDSNGDIVSHTFVPEVPEILSKTSIHPNTISIRELKVAGRGEVIDITKPILAGMAGYVHVGMDKSIINKYVWAAIAKLQVVMFFIFWGSVFILYMMVKRISEPLNQLTEYAKKLSAHDFTAEIEIKSKDEIGLLAGTMKNMAEELTTLISGLERAVGNATSELQDTLTYMEVIMDNLADGLLVVDINGRISVTNPALGELFGVTENELRGKDIKTYFPEEMTALFELVKGCEHEVYSSEIELSGRKTAKAVATPIHKMDEGDTPNICLGAVILVRDITYEKEVDNLKTDFISTVSHELRTPMTSILGFAKIIKKKLEKSVFPVCNAPDKKTERAITQVQDNIGIIISEGQRLTDLINDVLDIAKMESGKIDWKNVPIEIAEVIETSVQTTTPLWKPQNLEMVVDVEENTPTMYGDRDRVMQVLVNLISNAVKFTASGSITCTARSHDDEIMVSVSDTGSGISPEDQKKIFERFKQAGDTLTGKPKGTGLGLPICKQIVDHHKGRIWVDSKLGEGSSFHFTLAIGAPDEEPLIPAHITKTPLREGHLGSVDSPLIMVADDDPALNEFLSQVLEEEGYRIITVSNGQEAVETAKKRMPQLITMDLKMPVMDGAQAIAALRQDPSTRHIPVIVISALAEGQQAGGDAALIKPIDEKRLVETIHGLLQEDLIMSDPCMVLGKENETPTENLLVICPGKINYCPPADLWTRVSSGFKGTIFITAELSTSLDLDRLSQTPDVQIVILPDS
- a CDS encoding putative molybdenum carrier protein yields the protein MEIPTEYGTKKYANCSKCSYTGPLATFNRQAGLFPDNAIIFCPICGSASDAASSSFSENTDLLHEGLTIISGGQTGVDRGALDAAIALGIPHRGWCPKGRKAEDGLIPLYYNMQETSGWQYWIRTEKNVLDSNGTLVFPGNHESKGTALTIRLARKHGKPVAVVHLDCPEAADTVRAWISANKIKTMNVAGPRESGSPDISRKTQQLLIEVLTTRRERKQLFQEKPSAYQCFAVYGHCPEQSQTV
- a CDS encoding site-2 protease family protein translates to MFDIANTIKEISILALPFLLAITCHEAAHGFAAYLLGDPTAKQAGRLTLNPVKHLDPMGTLALVLTRMIGWAKPVPVNPMYFKNPQRDMMLVALAGPAANMTLAVMFSIVVKVILSLDVNSMSPLMLRILEPSVMIANAGVIINLALCFFNLLPIPPLDGSKILAGFLPREAAFKFMSFRYGFVIVIVLAMLGLLGKLISPAMGFFYNFLVH